CGTCACCTGGGCCCACCACGCTCTGCTGCACGATGACCGCGAAGGCCTGAAATGGGGTCTGACGCTGACCGTCCTGCTCGGCATCCTGTTCTCCTTCGTCCAGGGCTACGAGTATTCGCACGCGGCTTTCGACTTCAGCGGCAACATCTATGGCGCGACCTTCTTCATGGCGACCGGTTTCCACGGCTTCCACGTGATTGTCGGCACGATCTTCCTGGTCGTCTGCCTGGTCCGTGCCATGATGGGCCAGATGACTGTCCAGAAGCATTTCGGCTTTGAAGCCGCTGCCTGGTACTGGCACTTCGTTGACGTTGTCTGGCTGTTCCTGTTCGTCTCGATCTACATCTGGGGCGCAGGCACACCGGCCGCTCACTAAGGACCTGCCCAATCGGCAGATCAACGCCCGGTCCGGACAACGGACCGGGCGTTTTCACTTTTGAAGAAGGGATGTCGCAGGATGGAAGACAAGGCGCATTTCCCGCCGGTCAATCCGGTTACCGCGGGGCTGTCAGGCAAATGCCCTCGCTGTGGTCAGGGGAACCTGTTTGACGGCTTCCTCAGCGTGAAGAAGTCTTGCCTGTCCTGCGGTCTGGATTATTCCTTTGCGGACAGCGGCGACGGTCCGGCCGTCTTCGTGATCATGCTGGTTGGTTTTGTCGTTGTTGGCCTGGTTCTCTTTGTCGAACTTTCCTTCCAGCCGCCCATCTGGCTGCACCTGTTGCTCTGGCTGCCGTTGACGGTTCTGCTGGCGGGCCTCGTCCTGCGTCCTCTCAAGGGACTGATGATTGCGCTGCAGTTCCGCCACCAGGCGGAAGAGGGACGTCTGGACGACGGTTCGGAATGACCCGTTCAGAAAACCAGGACAAGGCGCCCATGCGCAAACTGCTTTTTCCGACACTCGCGACTGCCGTGGCGCTCGCCATCCTGTTCAATCTGGGTTTCTGGCAGCTGGACCGGCTGGCCTGGAAGGAAAAGCTCATCGAACAGGTGGAAGCCGGGGTGTCGGCGGCCCCTGTGGACGCCCCAGGTCCCGTGGCCTGGTCTGGCATGGCTCTGGAAGACGATTATCGGCACGTCGCGCTGAGCGGCCGCTTTCTCGACGGGGCCGTCTATTATTACACGGCCCTCAACAAGCCGGTCGGAGCCATCGGTGGTCCGGGACGGCTGGTCTACGCACCTTTCGAGACGGAGGACGGCTGGGTTGTCCTGATCAACCGCGGGTTCATTCCGCAGGATCTCGATCCGGCAGCGGGTCAACGGCTTGCAAAGTCACCAGTCGGCACATTGCGTCTTACGGGCCTGCTGCGCCTGAGCGAAAAACCAAACTGGACGACGCCGGCACCGAGTGAGGGGCTCTGGTTTGCGCGCGACACGCAGGCCATGGGCGAGGTCCTAGATATCGCACCGGAAAAGCTTGCCCCCTACAGCGTCGATCTAGATGTCGAATTCACGCCGGCGTCAGGCCTCCCGCAGGCCGGAGAGACCATTGTCCAGTTCAAGAACGACCATCTGGGATACGCCCTGACCTGGTTCGGTCTGGCTGCAACGCTGATCGGCGTCTACCTGACCTACTCCGCAAGCGTTTTGTGGCCACGTCGGCGTGCGCAATAGACCGAGTGGGCCAGGCCTATCTCGGATCGATGCCGGGCGCTCTTGCTGTCGTTTCCGACATGAAAAAGGGCCCCTGAGGGCCCTTCCAATAGGAGGCTGGCCAAAGCGTCTTAGCCGAGTGCTTCCAGGATTGCGGCGGCGCCGGTCTTGGTGGCTTCGCCCGGGCTTTCTTCCACGGCAAGGAACGTGACTTCGCCGTCCTTGGCAATCAGGGCGAACCGCTGTGACCGCAGGTGACCGAAGATCGGTGCCGGCCCGAGGCCAAGCCCGGCCGCGTCAACGAAACCGGCAGCGGTGTCGGACAGGAAAGTCACGCTGTCGCCGGCATTCGAGGCCTTTTTCCAGGCGTCCATGACAAAGACGTCATTGACCGAGACCACGGCGATCTCGTCAACGCCCTTGCCCTTGAGGGTTTCGGCATGTTCGACAAAGCCGGGCAGGTGGTTCATGTGGCAGGTCGGGGTGAACGCACCCGGAACGCCGAACAGAACCACGGTCTTGCCGGCCGTCAGGTCGCCGGTCTTGAGTTCGCCGGGCCCGTCGCCGGTCATGATATTGAAAGTGGCCTCCGGAAGGCGGTCCCCAACCTTAAGTGTCATAGCAACAGTCCCTTGTCTGACCGGCTGCGCGAGAATGGCAGCCCGCAGCACAGATAGGGCGTTTGCCCGGGCGCGTCGAGAGAGTGAGCGGCAATTTCTGCGCGTGAAAGGAGAGTGAGGCCGGTCAGCGAACCCAGTCCGGGTGGATGGGGACAAGATGTTCCACCGCTTGATCGCCGGCTGTCAGGACGAGCCTGAGGGTCTGATCCTCCGGTGTGGTGGCAAGCCCCTTGGTGGAGAGCGTCCAGACCGACGTGCCACTGGCGTTTTCGGCCGGTTTGGGCAGACCGATAAAGGATCCTTCCGGCCCGGCCGCGAAGAGATCGGGGCCAGCAATGTCGCCGGTTTCGGCCTCGATGCGAAGCGAGCCGGACGGGTCCAGGGCGACCGAAGTTACCTGCAGCTGCTCGTGTCCAGCTGAGCCCTGAGGGGCGGGGACAGCGTCCAGGTCCCGCTCGATCAGGCGTTCCGCCAGGGCGTCCTGTTCGCTTTGCGGACCAAGTTCGAGTGTCATGGTCGCATCGCCAGGGACGCAGATATCGCTGCAGACACCGAAGAACAGGTCGATGGACACGGAGACGGGCCGGTCCACATCTTCCGCTTCGATCCGAAGCGGCAGAACGATGCCGTCGTGATAGACGATCGATTCCGAAAAACCGTCGCTGTAGCGCTCGGGAGCCGGGTAGAGCACCTCCACGGCCTTCAGATTGGAACTGCCATGAAACGAGATTTGCGGCGGAATACCGGATTCGCCGGGGTGGCGCCAATAGGTGTGCCAGCCCGGCTCCAGCAGAAACTCCAGCCCGGCGAGATAACGGCCACCCTCCGATGGACCGGCGGCGATCAGGCGGACGGCGCCCCCCTTCACTTCGGTCCAGTCGGTCATGGCAGCCTGAGCGGCGGCTGGCAGGAAGCTCACAAACGCAACGAAGATGGCGGTCAGTCTTTTCATGTCATCTTGCTACACGAGTTTCAGGCAAGCGTCATCGGTCAAGAAGGTTCTGGAGGGTCATAACCTTGTGACGGCGATGTGAAGACGAAAGGCCGCTTGTCCCCAAAGAGCCGTTAACAAAGCCCGGCAATGGAGTTATGCTTGATGGCAGGCAGAGGGCGCCAACCAAGTACGAGGTACGCATGGCAGGAACCGAAGCAACAGACACCCTTGAGGGACAGTTTCTGATTGCGATGCCGAGCATGGCAGACAGCCGGTTCGAACATTCCGTGATTTACATGTGTTCGCATTCCGAGCAGGGCGCGATGGGCCTGGTGGTCAACCAGGTGGCGCGACATCTCTCCCTGGAAGAGCTGCTCATTCAACTGGATATCGTCAACGACGAGAGTGCCATTCGCCTTCCGCCGCAAATTCGCGACATGAATGTCCACAAGGGCGGACCTGTCGAGGTCGAACGCGGCTTTGTGCTGCACAGCGACGACTTCATGCTCAACCAGTCCACGCTGAGTATCGACAACGGCATCTGCCTGACGGCAACCCTGGAAATCCTGCGTGCTCTGGCACAGGGGGATGGCCCGGCCCAGGCCATGCTTGCGCTTGGTTATGCCGGCTGGGGGCCTGGACAACTGGAAACCGAGATCCAGTCCAACGGCTGGCTGACGGCGCCCGCTGACCCGGACATTCTGTTTGACACCGATTCAGGTTCCAAGTGGCACCGGGCGCTCGGATCGCTCGGCATCGACCCGGCCATGCTGTTCTCGGACGCGGGCCACGCCTAGGACCAGACGCGGCAGCGCTTTCCTGTTCCCATACGGTCATCATTTTAGCCAAAAGCGACTTGCGCTTGAATGTTATGGCGCGTAAGTCGCATGAATGGCATGTATTGTTTCAAATCTGCCGGGTTTCAAGTAGTCTGAAGGTCTGGCCGACAGGCAGGGGGCGGCAAGCGTCCCGCAACGAACAAACAAAGGGAAGTTGCGCGGTGAAATACAGCAGCACGCGGGGAGAAGCCCCGGTTCTGGAATTTTCGGATGTCCTGCTACAGGGACTTGCGCGCGACGGTGGTCTCTATCTTCCTGAAACCTGGCCGCAATTCGACGCTGACACGATCGCTTCCTTTGCCGGCAAGTCCTACCAGGACGTTGCCCTGGAAGTCATCCGCCCGTTTGTCGGTGACGCGATTGCCGAAGATGTGCTGAAAGGCATGATCGACGAAGCCTATGCCGGCTTCCGTCATCCGGCCGTGACGCCGCTGGTTCAGACCGGCGCGAACACATTCATCCTCGAACTGTTTCACGGCCCGACGCTGGCGTTCAAGGACGTTGCCATGCAGCTGCTTGGCCGCATGATGGACCATGTCCTGAGCGAGCGCGGGCTGCGCGCGACCATTGTCGGCGCGACGTCCGGCGATACGGGTGGCGCGGCTATTGAAGCCTTCCGCGGCCGCGAGCGGAGCGACATCTTCATCCTGTTTCCGGACGGGCGTGTTTCCAATGTCCAGCGGCGTCAGATGACGACACCGACGGAAGACAATGTTCATGCGCTGGCCCTGACCGGCAACTTCGACGATTGTCAGGCCATCGTCAAAGGCATGTTCAACCATTTCTCCTTCCGTGACCGGGTGGCGCTCTCCGGGGTCAACTCGATCAACTGGGCGCGGATCCTGGCACAGATCGTCTATTACTTCGTGGCTGGTGCAGCGCTCGGCGCGCCGCATCGGAAAATCTCCTTCACGGTGCCGACCGGAAACTTTGGCGACATCTTTGCCGGCTATGCCGCCATGCAGATGGGGCTGCCGGTCGAAAAGCTCGTTGTTGCGACCAATGTCAATGACATCCTGGCGCGCACGCTGGAGACCGGTCGCTACGAGAAGAAGGGCGTTAAGCCCACGATTTCCCCGTCCATGGACATCCAGGTGTCTTCCAATTTCGAACGGCTCCTGTCTGAAGTCTGTGGCCGTGACGGGGAGTCAATCCGGCGCATGATGAACCAGCTGAACCAGTCGGGCAGCTTTGCCATCGACGCCGAACCGCTTGAAGCCATGCGGGCGGTCTTTGGAGCCGGCCGCTGCGACGAGGACGAGACGACGGCAACCATTGCCGAGACCTGGCGCGAGGCAGGCTACCTCTTGGATCCGCACACGGCGATCGGGGTGCATGTCGCCAAGGCTCATGACGACGGATCGGCGCCGATGGTGGTGCTCGGAACGGCGCATCCGGCGAAATTCCCGGATGCCGTGGAAAAAGCCGCCGGGATGCGGCCGGAACTGCCTGAAAACTTGAAAGACATGATGACTGCGGAGGAGCGTCAGCAGGTATTGGCTGCCGAGCAGGGTGTGGTGGAACATTTCATCGAAGAACACGCCCGGGCCGTCACCGCTGGGGTGTAACTATATGAATGTAAAAACAACGGTCCTGGAAAACGGGATGACGGTCGTGACCGACCAGATGCCCTATCTGAAAACGGCGGCGCTTGGCGTCTGGGTGCGCACAGGGTCGCGCGCGGAGACCGTCGACCAGAACGGCATCACCCATCTTCTGGAACACATGGCTTTCAAGGGTACGAAGACCCGGACAGCGCGTGGCATTGCGGAAGAGATCGAAGCTGTCGGAGGGGAACTCAACGCGTCCACCAGCATCGAACATACCAACTATTATGCCCGCATTCTGGCCGAAGACGCGCCGCTTGCCGTCGATATCCTGGCCGATATCCTGCAGAACTCGACCTTTGACGCACAGGAACTGACCCGGGAACAGCACGTGATCCTTCAGGAGATCGGAGCTGCCAACGATTCCCCGGAAGATCAGGCGTTTGACCTCTTTCAGGAAACCGCGTGGCCGGATCAGGCCATCGGCCGGCCGATCCTGGGCACGCCGGAGACGGTCCAGGGCTTCAACCGGGATGCGCTGAACACCTATCTTGGCGAACGGTACCGGGCGCCCGACATGGTTCTGGCTGCGGCAGGCGCAGTCGATCATGACGATCTCGTTGCGCTGGCGCGCGAGAAATTCGGCGGGTTCAGCGGTGAGCAGGCGGCGACGGAAGCGGCGGCCAACTATTGCGGCGGCGAGACGCTTCGGCCGAAGGAACTGATGGAAGCCCAGGTGCTGATCGGTTTCGAAGGTCGGCCTTACAAGTCCCAGGACTATTATGCGATCCAGATCCTTGCCTCCGTGCTGGGCGGTGGCATGTCGTCCAGGCTGTTCCAGGAAATCCGGGAAAAGCACGGTCTGTGTTATGCGATCTACAGCTTCCACTGGGCATTTTCCGACACGGGTCTTTTCGGTCTGCACGCGGCCACCAGCCAGGAAGATCTTGGCGCGCTGATGCCGATGATCGTCGGCGAGCTGATCTCGGCGACGCAAACGATCACGGATGAAGAGGTCGCCCGTTCGCGCGCCCAGATCCGTGCTGGCCTGATGATGGCACTTGAGAGCCCGGCCGCCCGGGCCGGTCAGATCGCCCGTCAGATCCTTGTTCATGGCCGGGTGCTTGATCCGGACGAGATTTCCAGCAAGATCGAAGCCGTCACCGCGGCGGATCTGCGTCGGGTCGCTCAGGAAACATTTGTGGGAACCGAGCCGACCCTGACTGCGATCGGCCCGGTTGAGGGTATCATGACCAGAAGCGAACTCGCGGACCGCCTGCAGCAAGGCCCAGTTCTGCGGGCAGCATCCATGTAAGATCCGTGCGCGTCGCAACGGATCCTTGAAAAGGCGGAGAGCGGGGGCATGGCGCTGCTACGTCCGGGAGCATCACCAGATGCCGAATTGCTGATCGAGGCGGGCGGATATTATCTGCGCCCGCCGATCATGTATGACTTCAAGCCCTGGGCCGCTCTGCGCGAGGAAAGCCGGACATTTCTCAAACCCTGGGAGCCGCTTTGGCCCTCCGACGATCTGACCAAGACCGGGTTTCGCCGGCGATTGCGCCGGTATGCCAGGGACCGGAAGGAAGGTCGGAGCCTGTCGTTCCTGCTGTTCCGGGCGAAGACGGATGAAATACTTGGCGGGCTGACCCTCAGCAACATCCGCCGTGGTGTCAGCCAGACTGCGACACTTGGCTACTGGATGGGCGAGCGTCATTCGGGAAAAGGGCACATGTCGGCGGCCGTCGCCATGATCCTGCCGTTTTGTTTCGACGTTTTGAACCTTCACCGCATCGAGGCGGCCTGTTTGCCGACAAACATGCCGTCCATCCGTCTCCTCGAAAATGCCGGGTTTCAGCGGGAAGGCTATGCGCGCAACTATCTGTTGATTAACGGGTCCTGGCAGGATCACCTGCTGTTTGCCTGTTTGGCGGAAGACCATGCGTCGCGGCCCGCAAAAGTCGCTCCGAGCGTCGAGGGAATCTTGAAAGAATTCTTGTGACATGCGCCACAACCCGGTAGTTCTTCGCCTCATGTCATTTCTGAGACCGGATACTGCCCGCAACGTGCTGGCCAACATCGTTATTGCCATGTCGTTTATGGTGGTGACGCTGGCCGCGGCACTGCCCGCCAGGGCACTTGAACCGATCCCCGTGCCGATCGATATCGAGGCGCTCGATATCACCAATTCCGTTGAGTTTCACCGGGATGCCGGCACGCGTCTTCAGGTCTCCACAGCCCCCGGTGCGGATGGCATCGTCCGCCGCATCGAGGTGCCCTCGCGCGATGGCGCCAATACCAACTGGGTGGTCTTTGCGCTGGCCAACACCAGCGACAACCAGATCGACCGCCTGATCGTTGCCCCCAATTACAAGCTGGCCGGCTCGGATCTGTTCTGGCCAGACCTCGGCTCTTCCCGCATCGCGGCAATCACGCCCAGCCAGGGCATCGCGCCCGAACGGCAAAAGAGCCTGGAAGCCGACGTCTTCCTGGTGACGCTCGATCCGGGATCGATTGTGACTTTCGTGGCCGAGCTGACGACACCCAATCTGCCGGAAATCCGGATCTGGGAACCGGATGTCTACGAGGAAACGGTCAACGCCTATACGCTTTACCGGGGCATCATCCTGGGCATCTCCGGCCTCTTGGCGCTGTTCCTGACCATCCTGTTCGTGGTCAAGGGAACGGTGATGTTTCCCGCGACCGCAGCTCTTGCCTGGTCGGTCCTGGCCTATCTGTGCATCGATTTCGGCTTCTGGGGCATGGTCTTCAATCTGGAAGGCGGCGGCAGTCAGCTGGCAAGGGCCTGCGCCGAGGTCATGCTGGCGGCGAGCTTGATCATCTTCCTCTATGCCTATCTGAACCTCAATCGCTGGAACATCCACTATTCCCATCTGGCGCTGACCACGCTGATCCTGATCCTGGGTCTTCTCGGGGTCGCTGTCTGGGATCCGTCGGTTGCCTCCGGCATTGCCCGTTTGTCGCTTGCCGTCATCGGGCTGCTCGGTTTCGTCACCATCGCCGTCCTGGCCTTCCAGCACTATGACCGCGCGATCCTTCTGATCCCGACCTGGTGTCTCCTGATCGCCTGGCTGGTGGGCGCGGCGATGACAATTACCGGTTATCTCTCCAACGACATCGTCCAGCCGGCGCTTGGCGGCGGTCTCGTTCTGATCGTGCTGCTGATCGGCTTCACGGTGATGCAGCACGCCTTTGCTGGCGGCGCGATCGCACAAGGCCTGATCTCCGACATCGAACGCAAGGCGCTGGCGCTGACTGGGGCCGGTGACATCATCTGGGACTGGGACATCGACCGCGACCGCATCTACACCGGCAATGAAGTCGAGGATCTCCTGAACCTGAAACGCGGCACGCTCGAAGGACCGGCACGCGACTGGCTCGACATCCTGCACCCGCAGGACAGGGACCGGTTCCGGGCGACGCTCGATGCCGTGATCGACCAGCGGCGCGGCAAGGTCATGCAGACGTTCCGCCTGCGCTCCGAAGACGGGCATTTCCGCTGGTTCCGCCTGCGTGCCCGGCCGATCATCGGCTCCGATGGCGAAGTGATCCGCTGCGTCGGCACGCTGCTCGACGTGACCGAGGAGCGCACCGCCGAAGAACGCCTGCTGCATGATGCCGTCCACGACAATCTGACCGGCCTGCCGAACCGGGAACTGTTCGTCGACCGGCTGCGCACCAGCGTGGTGCGCGCCAAGGCGGAAGAGACGGCCAAGCCGACGATCCTGGTGCTCAATCTCGACCGGTTCAAACAGGTCAATGACAGCATCGGCCTGTCGGCTGGCGACAGTATTCTGCTCACCGTTGCCCGGCGTCTCGGCCGCCTGATCGGCCAGCAGGACACGCTTGGCCGCCTGTCGGGCGACCAATATGGCCTTGTGCTTCTGTCTGAACAGGAACCGGACCGGATCGTTGCGCTGGCGGATGCCCTGCGCAAGGCCGTCAGGGCCCCGATCACTTTCGGCGACCGCGAGATCTTCCTGACCTGCTCCGTCGGCATTGCCTTTTACGAAGGCGGCAAGCAGGGCGTGGAGGACATGCTCACCAATGCCGAGATCGCACTGAACCATGCCAAGCGCCTCGGCGGGGACCGCCAGGAAGTGTTCCGGCCGATCCTGCGCCCGCTCGACAAGAACATCGTCGACCTGGAAGCCGACCTGCGCGAGGCGATCAAGAAGGAAACGCTTGGCGTTTTCTTCCAGCCGATCATTCGTCTGGAAGACCAGGCGGTTGCCGGGTTCGAGGTTCTGGCCCGCTGGAACCACCCGAAACGCGGGAAGATTTCCCCCTCGGAATTCATTCCCGTCGCGGAACAGTCCGGCCTGATCAACGAGCTCGGCATGTACATGCTCGATAAGGGCGCGCAGCAGCTGGCCTTCTGGCAGCGTGAATTCCCGCTGCCGCGGCCGCTTTTTGCCTCGGTCAACCTGTCGTCCCGTCAGCTCCTGAAACAGGACCTGATCAATGATGTGAAGGCGGTTCTGTCCCGCACATCGGTGGTGCCGGGCACGCTGAAGCTGGAACTGACCGAATCTCTGGTCATGTCCAATCCGGAATATTCCGCCAAGGTGCTGGAACGCCTGCGCGGCCTTGGGGCAGGCCTGTCGCTGGATGATTTCGGCACAGGTCATTCGTCGCTGTCCTATCTGCAGCGTTTCCCGTTCGACACGATCAAGATCGACCAGTCCTTTGTGAAGCCGAACAGTTCGTCCGCGCGGCCTGTCCTTTTGAGAACCATGGTGGCCATGGGGCACGATCTCGGCATGTCGGTGGTGGCGGAAGGCGCGGAGAGCGAAAACGACGCGCTGGAGCTCTACCAGCTCGGCTGCGAATACGCGCAGGGCTTCTTCTTCGGCGAGGCCATGTCCGCCAACGAGGCCACAAGGCTCCTGCGCAAGATGCCGGCAGAGGCGGCGGAAACGGCTTGAGTTAGAGAGCGGTGCTCTCTAGAGCACTTCCCGCTCAGATTGGCTCATTCTGTTTGAAGTCTGGCGAGACGATCCGCGCGGAGGGACGTGCAGTCCATAGCGGGGCTATGGGCAAGCGGCCCGACAAAGCAGGTGTCCGCCAGACACAAACCCAAAGGGCCGGGCCGGTTTGGCCCAATGCCAGCGGAAGTTGCCTCGAGCGTGCGGCCAGCACGATCTTCGCCAACGTCCTTGACCTTGAACCAATCCAGCCTCGGCAGAATGAACCAATCTGACCGGGAAGTGCTCTGGTAGTCCAGAGAGCCAGCGTATCTGCCGACAAGGACCACCTCTTATGCGTCATCCCATGGCTTGACCATGGGATCCATGCCGTTTCCCTTTCAATCGCTTGGGCATTGCTGGGGCAAGGCAACGGCATGGATTGCAGGGGCAAGCCCTGCAATGACGAGGAGAGCGGATGCAGTCGAGATTACGAATTTCTTGCAACTGGCTGCCCCTCAGGGCACCAGGATCGGCACTGTCTTGTCCGTCTGCCGGATCTCAAGCGGCGTGGCGCCGAAGGGGTCGCCGTCGACCTGGGCGGCCACATGATCTTTTGCCGAAATGCGCGCGCGCTGGAATGGCGTGACGGACGCACCGCGCGCCTTGTGGATCCGTCCGAGCAGAAGGGCAATGCCGTAACAGAAGGACGACCACGGATCGTCTCTTTCCAGGACCAGCATGTGCAAACCGGGATCCGTGGCGCCGCCCGGACAGATGACAAATGGTCCGCCATAGTGGCGCGCATTGCTGGCAACGGCGAATTTCCCTGCCAGGCAGGCACCGTCCAGCTCGATCTTGAGCTCGGCACTCTTGCGGCGGAGACCGGTCTTGAGCGCGGTGATGACATAGGCAAGCTTGCCGAAGCGCCGTTTCAGGGTCAGCGGCACGGCATGCACGACCTCGGCATCAAAGCCGGTTGAGGCCATCAGCACGAAGGGGCGCCCGTTGGCCAGGCCGAAATGAAGCGGCCGGGTCTTGCCCTGAAAGATCAACTCGGCGATCGCTCTTGGATTGCGCGGCAGGCCCAGTTCCAGAGCCAGCACATTGGCAGTCCCGAAGGGGATGACGGCCAGCTGCGGCGGATCGGGGTGATCCTGAAAACCGGTCAGTGCTTCGTTGATCGAGCCGTCGCCGCCCGCGATGACAAGGGTCCGCACGCACAGGTCCGGATCGGAGCACAGTTCGCCGATCTCGCCTGCATGCCGCGTCAGCCGGATTTCCGTTTTGCAGCCAAGATCTTCCAGACGTTTTCGGACATCGTCCAGAAACTCGGCGTTGTAGCCGCCCGACGTGGGGTTCGCCATGATCAGCACCTTGCCCGCAAGATCGGGCATGATCATGCGCGGTGAAGCCGGACCGGAACGCCAGAAAAGTCTCACTCAGTTCCCTCTGCTTGCAGACAGGATCCTTGGGTTATCCGCCGCCCTTATAAGGGGCCATACCGGCGCGCGCCAGCTCATCTGCGCGTTCATTGTCCGGATGGCCTGCATGGCCCTTGACCCAGTGCCAGGTGACGTCGTGGCGTTCCCTCGCTGCGTCAAGGGCTTGCCACAGGTCAGCGTTTTTAACAGGTTTGTTCTGCGAGGTGCGCCAGTTCTTCCGTTTCCAGCCCGCGAGCCACTCGCGAATGCCGCTGCGCACATAGGTGCTGTCCGTGTAGAGGTCGATCGCACAGGGGCGCTTGAGCGCGTTGAGTGCCTCGATCGCGGCAGTCAGTTCCATGCGGTTGTTCGTGGTTTCCGCTTCGCCGCCCTGGAGTTCCTTTTCATGCGCACCAAAGCGCAGGATGACGCCCCAGCCGCCCGGTCCCGGATTGCCGGAACAGGCGCCGTCTGTATAGATCGTGACGCGGTTGTCGTCGCTCATCGGGCCAATCCGTAGGCTTCTGCCGACAGGACGCTCTGGTGAAAGCGCAGCTTCTTGACGTATTCCATGGGGTCTTTCGGAGTTACCAGTGCACCTTCCGGCACGCTCAGCCAGTCGTAAAGCCGGGTCAGCAGGAAGCGCAGCGCCGCCCCGCGGCACAGGGTCGGCAATGCGTCATATTCAGCAGGTGTGAGCGGCCGCACGGCGCTGTAGCCCTTCAGCAGGGCCTTGGCCTTGGTGACATTGAAGGACAGGTCCTGTTCGAAACACCAGGCGTTCAGGCAGATCGCAACGTCATAGGCAAAGGCATCATTGCAGGCGAAATAGAAATCGATCAGGCCGGACAGCTCGTTGCCGAGGAAAAAGACGTTGTCCGGAAAAAGATCGGCGTGAATGACACCGGCGGGCAGCTCGCCCGGCCAGACCTTCTCCAGATGATCGAGTTCCTGTCCGATCTCTGCGCCAAGGCCGTCAAGCACCGTGTCACTGCGCGCACCGCACTGGTCGAACAGCGGTCGCCAGCCACTGACATCAAGCGCATTCCTGCGGAAGCCATCATAGTCCGAACCGTCAATATGGAGTTCAGCCATGGCCTTGCCGAGTTCGGCGCAATGGTCGGCGCGCGGACGTTTGACCCACATGCCTTCCAGAAAGGTTACGAGGGCGGCGGGACGGCCTGCCAGCGTGCCAAGCAGGTCGCCAGAGCGCGAGGCCACCGGTGTCGGGCATGACAGGCCCTTGCCGGCCAGGTGTTGCAGGAGATTGAGAAAATAGG
This genomic interval from Labrenzia sp. VG12 contains the following:
- a CDS encoding DUF983 domain-containing protein: MEDKAHFPPVNPVTAGLSGKCPRCGQGNLFDGFLSVKKSCLSCGLDYSFADSGDGPAVFVIMLVGFVVVGLVLFVELSFQPPIWLHLLLWLPLTVLLAGLVLRPLKGLMIALQFRHQAEEGRLDDGSE
- a CDS encoding SURF1 family protein, coding for MTRSENQDKAPMRKLLFPTLATAVALAILFNLGFWQLDRLAWKEKLIEQVEAGVSAAPVDAPGPVAWSGMALEDDYRHVALSGRFLDGAVYYYTALNKPVGAIGGPGRLVYAPFETEDGWVVLINRGFIPQDLDPAAGQRLAKSPVGTLRLTGLLRLSEKPNWTTPAPSEGLWFARDTQAMGEVLDIAPEKLAPYSVDLDVEFTPASGLPQAGETIVQFKNDHLGYALTWFGLAATLIGVYLTYSASVLWPRRRAQ
- a CDS encoding peroxiredoxin: MTLKVGDRLPEATFNIMTGDGPGELKTGDLTAGKTVVLFGVPGAFTPTCHMNHLPGFVEHAETLKGKGVDEIAVVSVNDVFVMDAWKKASNAGDSVTFLSDTAAGFVDAAGLGLGPAPIFGHLRSQRFALIAKDGEVTFLAVEESPGEATKTGAAAILEALG
- a CDS encoding protein-disulfide reductase DsbD domain-containing protein, which codes for MKRLTAIFVAFVSFLPAAAQAAMTDWTEVKGGAVRLIAAGPSEGGRYLAGLEFLLEPGWHTYWRHPGESGIPPQISFHGSSNLKAVEVLYPAPERYSDGFSESIVYHDGIVLPLRIEAEDVDRPVSVSIDLFFGVCSDICVPGDATMTLELGPQSEQDALAERLIERDLDAVPAPQGSAGHEQLQVTSVALDPSGSLRIEAETGDIAGPDLFAAGPEGSFIGLPKPAENASGTSVWTLSTKGLATTPEDQTLRLVLTAGDQAVEHLVPIHPDWVR
- a CDS encoding YqgE/AlgH family protein, which produces MAGTEATDTLEGQFLIAMPSMADSRFEHSVIYMCSHSEQGAMGLVVNQVARHLSLEELLIQLDIVNDESAIRLPPQIRDMNVHKGGPVEVERGFVLHSDDFMLNQSTLSIDNGICLTATLEILRALAQGDGPAQAMLALGYAGWGPGQLETEIQSNGWLTAPADPDILFDTDSGSKWHRALGSLGIDPAMLFSDAGHA
- the thrC gene encoding threonine synthase; this encodes MKYSSTRGEAPVLEFSDVLLQGLARDGGLYLPETWPQFDADTIASFAGKSYQDVALEVIRPFVGDAIAEDVLKGMIDEAYAGFRHPAVTPLVQTGANTFILELFHGPTLAFKDVAMQLLGRMMDHVLSERGLRATIVGATSGDTGGAAIEAFRGRERSDIFILFPDGRVSNVQRRQMTTPTEDNVHALALTGNFDDCQAIVKGMFNHFSFRDRVALSGVNSINWARILAQIVYYFVAGAALGAPHRKISFTVPTGNFGDIFAGYAAMQMGLPVEKLVVATNVNDILARTLETGRYEKKGVKPTISPSMDIQVSSNFERLLSEVCGRDGESIRRMMNQLNQSGSFAIDAEPLEAMRAVFGAGRCDEDETTATIAETWREAGYLLDPHTAIGVHVAKAHDDGSAPMVVLGTAHPAKFPDAVEKAAGMRPELPENLKDMMTAEERQQVLAAEQGVVEHFIEEHARAVTAGV
- a CDS encoding pitrilysin family protein, whose product is MNVKTTVLENGMTVVTDQMPYLKTAALGVWVRTGSRAETVDQNGITHLLEHMAFKGTKTRTARGIAEEIEAVGGELNASTSIEHTNYYARILAEDAPLAVDILADILQNSTFDAQELTREQHVILQEIGAANDSPEDQAFDLFQETAWPDQAIGRPILGTPETVQGFNRDALNTYLGERYRAPDMVLAAAGAVDHDDLVALAREKFGGFSGEQAATEAAANYCGGETLRPKELMEAQVLIGFEGRPYKSQDYYAIQILASVLGGGMSSRLFQEIREKHGLCYAIYSFHWAFSDTGLFGLHAATSQEDLGALMPMIVGELISATQTITDEEVARSRAQIRAGLMMALESPAARAGQIARQILVHGRVLDPDEISSKIEAVTAADLRRVAQETFVGTEPTLTAIGPVEGIMTRSELADRLQQGPVLRAASM
- a CDS encoding GNAT family N-acetyltransferase, with the translated sequence MALLRPGASPDAELLIEAGGYYLRPPIMYDFKPWAALREESRTFLKPWEPLWPSDDLTKTGFRRRLRRYARDRKEGRSLSFLLFRAKTDEILGGLTLSNIRRGVSQTATLGYWMGERHSGKGHMSAAVAMILPFCFDVLNLHRIEAACLPTNMPSIRLLENAGFQREGYARNYLLINGSWQDHLLFACLAEDHASRPAKVAPSVEGILKEFL